The DNA region ACTGTGTGTATTATTGACACCTTAGCCGTATAGTTTCATTTTGTGACAATGTGAAAATTCtgtgtgtttctttgtttcttccaaGATCTAAACCGGTATTAcaacaatacaaaaaacaataaacgaATCACCGGTTTAAAAACTGGTCAGATTAATTAGAAGCTGGTCCCTTGCAGAGACGTTTCCTAGTCATTCTCGTATACATACATACGCTTCCCTTATGTCCTCTAAACTTAATCAAACCAACATCTAACAGCTAAATCCAAACAAACTGTATAGTGTGTAGTGTAGACTGTTCATTTGAACAAAAGGTGAGATGTTGGTGAAACCCTAGGAAGATCTTGTAACTCCTCGATGATCAACTCTTGGTCTTCAAGATCCAACCTCAAAGAGATTGTTGCCGTTTTTAAACGCATAGAGTTGGCTAAAATGTATGTCAAGAATTCTTCCTCTTCTAATCTATCCCCATAAGCTCTCCACTCGAATATCTCAAGCTGTGATGACAAGCATCCGGGAACAGGACTTGGTTGGTTCCATGCAAATGGGATATGCTTGGGCCTATAGATATCTTTCTGAGAAGCAGTGAGgggttatatatacatatggtaattaagcaaaaaaaattagtacatTAAAGCTAGAACAAAGGAGGATGGTGATTATACGTACATCATCTACCAAAAGCTCTTTTAGTTTTGGAGCATTTTCAAGCAAAAGTAGGAGTGGTGTTAACCAGTCTCGTCCAAATGGAAATATGCTTAACTTTATGAGTCGAGAGAAGTTGATGGTAGTACAACACTTAACCTGCaaacgaaacaaacaaaacacttaaTATAGTAAGAGCGAGAGTAGGTAGATGCAGCAATGAAATTACAATGagttaaattagatagatagatacCATTGCATCAGACAAGTACAGATAAAGAGACGAgactgaagaaaaagaagttagAAATTTTTCATCCTGATAACAAGACTTAACGAAGATATTTGCATCCCGGAGACAGGGCATATCCTCGATGGAGTGAGAGTCTCCTGAATAATCAGTGATTCGACAGCTGGTCATTGCAGGAGCATCTACAACCAAAGACCTATCGGTATGGTCTACTACATCATTGCTGCTGCTGCCAGAGGAATAATTAGCATACCACAAGTCCCATAAAGTAGGCACTTTGACCGTAAACTTTTTGACATTGTCATCTTCTCTCCGTGTCACTGACAAGACTTCTAGAACAGGGCAGCTCGATAACAAGCTAACGAGAGAATCCTCGTCTTTATACACGACACGGTTTAGTTCGAGGTCTGTGAGGGATGGGAGGTAGgcggaagaagaaggaacattCACGAGAATCTGGTCGGAGAGAGTCAGGTCAGCCAGATATTCGCAAGAGTAAAGGCTCTTGTGCAAGCTGGTTGGACCAGCGGACCAGAGGAGCTTGATATATAGGTTAATCACCAAGCAGTCAACAGCTTTTGCAACCCACTTTCCGATATCAACATCGTCAGTAGTAGGGCACTGTGGACCAAGTTCCATATGCAAGCTGTATATTAAAGGTGCCTTGTGGAGTTGCAATGACTTGTTAAGAAACCACCAAACGCTTTTCTTGCTTTCACAGTCGATGTCTTTATACTCGAGTGTAGTTACCATCGTCCAGGTAGAAAGCCATCGTTTCGACAGAAACATGGTGGCTACTGCGTCTTTTGTCGGGAGAAGATCCAATATCATTACGAGCAAATCATCGGGTAAAACACTGATCCTATCTTCACATACGGTCTCTTCAACTTTGGCTTCTGCCATATCTTCACGAAGCATATAACATTCAGCGTCAAAagcaacacacaaaaaaaacgaaaacacacTCGTTTTTAGGTTTTGGTAGTTGTCGGATGGGACATTGTAACTTAGGtagaaattataaagaaagaaagaataccTTTTAGGCGATTGGCACCCTCGTTAACCCTAAATTCCGGCGGGCAAAAAGATCTGATGGcgagacaaaagaagaagctttctcGTCCGTTACCGCTCCCTCCCTCCTACTTCCAAGTTTGCCCGCGTCCTGGCTTGTGCGTCGTCCACGGGGTCTCTGAATTCAGATCTGGAAGACAACCCACATGTGAAGCCAAATTTCGAAATCCCAGCTCAAAGTCTTCTTCTAAATCCGGTTGACGTCGAGGGAACGCTTCCCTTGGGTCGAAGACAGTTTCgtaggttttgttttgtagttttgtcaaaacaacaacattgaCTTTTATATGTATACGGGCAAACTGGTCAGAAATTCGGATCAAGAGTTCAAGCTGGGCCTACAGAAAGAAGAACGTGTGTTGGGCCAAAAGCAAACTCAAACCCATTCAATATAGGTTTCGGTTGCAGTTAGTTacagagttaaaaaaaacagcTACACAAACCGAATTTATTAGCggtatagtaattaattattgaAGCATCAACATGTAATCTCATAGTCTGTAATAATAGCAAATATATTTGATTACACCATGCTCACATTTCATAAGTCAAATGTTGATTTTCATTGTGATGTTGAGAGTTTTAAACCTTACCTTTTCATATGGTGATTTTGTTAATGAACcatttacaagttttttttttttttacacacatagataaggttttttttttttacacacatagataaggtttttttttacacaCATAGATCATTATATATTATCAGTTACTTGCTTGTTTTTATTCTactattttatacaaaatatatgtttcacAATAATTGACAGCACTATAGAGAGTATAGTGAaatgaaactatatattttatattataatccGTTATAAACTGCATCATGCATGTAATTGATCCGATCCTAATTATTATTAACActgtaatgcatatatatatatatatatatatatatttttatgacgCACAGATTaacaaatcatttattttttctaagtaaagatattatttattagtatatagAAGACGACGTCGTTTGGTTTTATATGAGAGGACGACGTCGTATGGTTTTGAGGaccaaatattatatagagGACTAAAtatcctttatcctataaatcACAAGTCACTTGTCCAATAAAATTTTGCCACATGGATTtctgtttttagttttaattataaaacaaattaaagatcGTGTTGAAAAGTAagcaaaactaattattttgaaGAAACGGCATTGGCAAAACAACTGGGCTTCGTAAGTTAAGGCCCatgatttggtaaaaaaaaaggtatttaattgtttttctctcaaaaatatCATTGCAGAAatctgaaaacaagaaaaaaaacaatatttaactGTTCCACTGAAGCATTACTCCACGATCCCTTTTTCTCGGCCATGCTTCTAAACAAAAACAGTTCATTATTCTCATATATAAGCATGTCTTGATCTCTCATATTTGCCTCATCTTCATAGTTTGGGTTATTttcattctttatttttcttaaaaacctAGAATACGCATGGCTTCAAATCAGATTTTTTATGTTCACTTTCAAGGATTTTCGTCCTTTCAATCTTTAACAATTTACtttatatgacttttttttccgtttgctcacgtttggtttatttatttcatcGTCTTATTCTTTCGCATCAAATCGGTCATGGAGGAAGAATCGTCATGAGCTCTTTGTGTCTTAGTTATTTATTCAAGTATCCTTGAGGAGAGATATACTTAATTACAATGCTTCATGGAAACTGGGATGAGAATTTAAGGTGATTACCACGTCATCGTTGCTCAGTTCATTGGATAATTCATGTCATGATTTTTGAGAATGGAGATTcgcatttacttttttttttttgttaatatgataGTTTATGTGGATACGTTGTTCCCATTTAACCATGTATTTGGCAATATGCAGTGTTCAAGGAGTTGCAGAGTGATAGTGAAAGTATTTATTATGCTCACGTCTTGATTTCTAAGGACAAACAGGAAGATGCAAAGTAACAACAAGACTATTTCAGAGGCCCAATTGCTATTTAATCACAAGGATCATGTTGCCGACCTAGAAAGCTTTTGAGGAAACAACGAAAAAAGAAGGTACCGGAACAATTATTTTGAAATCCATGTGCACAAGTACGCTGTACTTCGTAAACCAATTTACCAAAttccaaattattaatttttttacttcatcTAAAACTTTGCAGAACAAGTATGCCTTCAAGTAGAAAAATGTTTCTAAGGATTTTGCCATGTGCCCTAAGCAAGTAGGAAAATTATATTGTAAGTAACACATAATTTAGAAATTTGTGGTGGTTCTTTGTGCTAATACTCctatattatatgatttcaaCACTTTTAATTCCGTGCGTATGCACGGGGCAAATACTAGTTATATAATAAaccaattatttattattatatagaggaTGGCGCCGTTTGGTTTTGACGACCGCGTTTTAGTATGTTTAGGATAGTATGTTTAGGATAAGAAACAGTTTGATTGATAAAtgtaatgcattttttttatgtttgagcTGAGAACTACGTCGTTTGATTTATATGAAGTTATAGGCGCGCGTGACGGCCGCAGActaaggaagagagaaaaatatcaaatggTTCGAGAAAAATAGGGCTCGTAAACATCAAAAGAATGGGCCCTATAAAGAAGAATTTGACctaagagaagagagatataaAAGGCGAGGAGAGACTGGTAAACCTAATAAGTAGTACACCATTTCAATTGATAAAtgtaatgcattttttttatgtttgagcTGAGAACGACGTAGTTTGATTTATATGAAGCTACAGGCGCGCGTGACGGCCGCAGActaaggaagagagaaaaatatcaaaCGGTTCGAGAAAAATAGGGCCCGTAAACATCAAAAGAATGGGCCCTATAAAGAGGAATTTGAcccaagagaagagagatataaAAGGCGAGGAGAGACTGGTAAACCTAATAAGTAGTACAccatttcaatttgttttttcttcgtcttctttcgAAGTTCTGTGTTGCTGCGGCGTTGGGGTGGATTGTTCTAAAATCTGATTTACTAATGCGTTTTGGTGCTGTATGCAGGTACTTAAAGTGCCAAGTACAGAACTAGGTACCACAAAGAGTTCTAAGGGTTGATACGCTGTGCCATATTtgtacttattattatttttagtcatacaaataattatgattagtcATACAAATATACTCTCTCAtgaagttaaaaatatataaaatctctctcttcttccacaCTTTCcacatttgattttttaattaatcaataaaatgtAATATCCTAAACCGGACCAATTCAAATCAGACCAAATTATTCCTAAATCAGAGACTGAGCAAAATCGATACCAAAGGAAGACATCATCATTCATTAGTAATCAAACCCCATATTCCTTACGAAATGTCGATGTGTGGAGAAAATTTATCAAGTATGTGATAGTAAAtggataatttttttagtaaaatctaaaaacttgttattagattctaatttatttagaattttgatgatttcaataaaatcacacaaagtgaataagtgaaagatttaaaagaattgttaAAGAGTAATCTAtattgttgattagtttttctataatcttgtaaaatattccaaacaattttaatattttattcatagttttcataattttattttgtgaaaaaatataaaattataaaccaataatacaataattgaattcattaataattaaggagaaaaagttcaaattaaaactATGATCATTTGATGACTTTATTCattcataaataaaatctttttttcgaCGAAAAAAAACCCATGATCATTTGAATTCTCTTCAATACGTTGTGCCATATTTGTacttataattatgtttagtcatacaaataattatgtTAGTCATACAAATATACTCTCTCATTCAtgaagttaaaaatatataaaatctctCTCTGATTCCACACtttccacattttttttttcaatcaatcaacaaaattgtaatatacaAAACCGGACCAATTCAAATCACACCAAACTATTCCTAAATCAGATAGCGAGGGAAGAAGACGTCATCATTATCATTAATCAAAACCCCAGATTTCGTCTCCTTAAGAAATGCCGATGGAGATCTCAGTAGATCTGATAAACCAACTCAAGGTCTCGCTTCGAAAAGAGGCCAAGCTCTCCTCCTTCGATCCCGTGGGCGATAACTCAGACCCATCTCTCTCCACCCTTCCCACATCCGCGGAGGCAATTGCAGAACTAGATGCTTCGGCTCCGTACCTCCGTTGCCGGAACTGCAAAGGAAAGCTTCTGCGTGGAATCGAGTCTCTGATCTGCGTCTTCTGCGGCAATCAGCAACGTACCAGCGATAATCCTCCTGATCCCATCAAGTTCACTTCCACTTCTGCTTACAATTGGTTTCTCACCTCTCTCAATCTCGATGGATcggtaaaaaaataaagtcgAAACCTTTTCCCACTAATTTTTAATTCCGTTTCCGAATTTTGATGAGGATTTGTGTATTAGTCAGATGTAGTAATGTggtgtgtttaaaaaaaaacgaactttTTATCTGCAGGAGATGGTAGAGCCGTTAAAGGAAACGAATGGATCAAGCAGAGGAGCTAAGGCACCTGTGGTTAAAGGAATTGCTGTTTCTAAGTTTCTTGATTTGGAAATTCAATGGTCTGCAACAGATAAGTCTATAAAGAGTGGAACACCTGATGATGATGGACAATTAGTGCTGAATAGAAATCCCCTGAATTTGGGAGGAATTAGTCTTGATGATATTCTCGTTGAGGGAAGAGGAGATCTTTCAAAAGTGGATCCAGCAGAGAGCAAAAccgtggatgatgatgatgattttaagGATCCACGTAGTCTTAGCTTATTCGATAGTGTAAAGAGTCCGGGAGTTGTTAAGGGAAAATATGTTATTGTTTCTTCTGAGGAACATGAGAATCTTAGTTTGTTTGCGCGACGAGATGGTCAGGAAAATGTTACTTTAGCAGCTCAGGGAAACTTTGGGTTCTTTGAGGAAAAAGATGTTCCGAACTCTTTTAAAGATGATGAAAAGCTTAGTCTGTTTGGGGGAAAAGATACTGAGAGAACTAGTTCTTCTAAGAAGGATGagagttttggtttctttgaggGTATGGATGCTCAGAGAAGTAGTTATTCTAAAGAAGGTGAAAATCTTGGTTTGGTTGAGGGAAACGATGCTCAGCGTGCTTCTAAAGATGATGAGagttttggattgtttgaagGTAAAGATGCTCAGAGAAATAGTTTTTCTAAAGATGGTGAGAGCTTTGGATTGTTTGAAGGTAAAGATGCTCAGAGAAATAGTTTTTCTAAAGATGGTGAGAGCTTTGGATTGTTTGAAGGTAAAGATGCTCAGAGAAATAGTTTTTCTAAAGATGGTGAGAGCTTTGGATTGTTTGAAGGTAAAGATGCTCAGAGAAATAGTTTTTCTAAAGATGGTGAGAGCTTTGGATTGTTTGAAGGTAAAGATGCTCAGAGAAATAGTTTTTCTAAAGATGGTGAGAGCTTTGGATTGTTTGAAGGTAAAGATGCTCAGAGAAATAGTTTTTCTAAAGATGGTGAGAGCTTTGGATTGTTTGAAGGTAAAGATGCTCAGAGAAATAGTTTTTCTAAAGATGGTGAGAGCTTTGGATTGTTTGAAGGTAAAGATGCTCAGAGAAATAGTTTTTCTAAAGATGGTGAGAGCTTTGGATTGTTTGAAGGTAAAGATGCTCAGAGAAATAGTTTTTCTAAAGATGGTGAGAGCTTTGGATTGTTTGAAGGTAAAGATGCTCAGAGAAATAGTTTTTCTAAAGATGGTGAGAGCTTTGGATTGTTTGAAGGTAAAGATGCTCAGAGAAATAGTTTTTCTAAAGATGGTGAGAGCTTTGGATTGTTTGAAGGTAAAGATGCTCAGAGAAATAGTTTTTCTAAAGATGGTGAGAGCTTTGGATTGTTTGAAGGTAAAGATGCTCAGAGAAATAGTTCTTCTAAAGATGGTGAGAGCTTTGGATTGTTTGAAGGTAAAGATGCTCAGAAATCTAGTTCTTCTAAAGATGATGAGagttttggattgtttgaagGTAAAGATGCTCAGAGAAATAGCTCTTCTAAAGATGATGAGAGTTTTGGATTGTTTGAGGGTGCATCATCAAAGTCTTTTGATGACAAGATTGTTGCCTCGTCTTCTGATTGGGATTCCGACTTTCAATCTGCTGGTCATAATCCTTCGCCGAAAAAGATTTGTGGTGACCCGTTCGTAAATTCTCCGGTTGATTTGGCTGCTCATATGGACTCTGTCTTTGGTTCGGGGAAAGATTTACTACATGCAAAACCGGCAGATTCTTCGCCTGCTTATGTTTCCAAAACTGGTGATCGGTTGCAAGATGATTTATTTGGTAATGTCACTGGTGAGCCCCAAAACAACGATTCAGCTGTCCATGATAAGAATGAGGGACAGGTTGTAGGCGGCAATGGAAGTTCATCCATGGATATTGATTGGATTGGAGATGATCTATGGCAAACCAATGAAAAGAAATCCATTGAGAAGACCCCTGCATATgtcaatgatgatgatgatgacgatgactGGAGTGATTTTGCAA from Camelina sativa cultivar DH55 chromosome 3, Cs, whole genome shotgun sequence includes:
- the LOC104762944 gene encoding putative FBD-associated F-box protein At1g05080; its protein translation is MAEAKVEETVCEDRISVLPDDLLVMILDLLPTKDAVATMFLSKRWLSTWTMVTTLEYKDIDCESKKSVWWFLNKSLQLHKAPLIYSLHMELGPQCPTTDDVDIGKWVAKAVDCLVINLYIKLLWSAGPTSLHKSLYSCEYLADLTLSDQILVNVPSSSAYLPSLTDLELNRVVYKDEDSLVSLLSSCPVLEVLSVTRREDDNVKKFTVKVPTLWDLWYANYSSGSSSNDVVDHTDRSLVVDAPAMTSCRITDYSGDSHSIEDMPCLRDANIFVKSCYQDEKFLTSFSSVSSLYLYLSDAMVKCCTTINFSRLIKLSIFPFGRDWLTPLLLLLENAPKLKELLVDDVRIITILLYIYRPKHIPFAWNQPSPVPGCLSSQLEIFEWRAYGDRLEEEEFLTYILANSMRLKTATISLRLDLEDQELIIEELQDLPRVSPTSHLLFK
- the LOC104762954 gene encoding dentin sialophosphoprotein-like, with amino-acid sequence MPMEISVDLINQLKVSLRKEAKLSSFDPVGDNSDPSLSTLPTSAEAIAELDASAPYLRCRNCKGKLLRGIESLICVFCGNQQRTSDNPPDPIKFTSTSAYNWFLTSLNLDGSEMVEPLKETNGSSRGAKAPVVKGIAVSKFLDLEIQWSATDKSIKSGTPDDDGQLVLNRNPLNLGGISLDDILVEGRGDLSKVDPAESKTVDDDDDFKDPRSLSLFDSVKSPGVVKGKYVIVSSEEHENLSLFARRDGQENVTLAAQGNFGFFEEKDVPNSFKDDEKLSLFGGKDTERTSSSKKDESFGFFEGKDAQRNSSSKDGESFGLFEGKDAQKSSSSKDDESFGLFEGKDAQRNSSSKDDESFGLFEGASSKSFDDKIVASSSDWDSDFQSAGHNPSPKKICGDPFVNSPVDLAAHMDSVFGSGKDLLHAKPADSSPAYVSKTGDRLQDDLFGNVTGEPQNNDSAVHDKNEGQVVGGNGSSSMDIDWIGDDLWQTNEKKSIEKTPAYVNDDDDDDDWSDFASSANSKTPNKPLSQTIESSQEEIFYGQAQVKNGVKEQNVEEKQNTGTSVMSDIGKGLEDDLFGTWDSFISPTIPQASKQPPTNHANLSGEKNPEMNLFGENNNHRDQQHEDVGFFKAKEVQNNVSSEEHENLSLFARRDAQENVSLAAQGNFGFFEERDVPNSFKEDEDLSLFGGKDIQRTSSPKEDESFGFFEGKDAQRTSSPKYDESFGLFEGKDAQKTSSSKEDESFGFFEGKDAQRSSYSKEGENLGFFEGKDAHKTSSSKDDESFGLFEGKDAQRNSCSEEDENFGLFEGATSSNADIKSFDDKIVASSSDWESDFQSADRNPSQKKIGGDHFVSSPVDLAAHMDSVFGSGKDLLYAKPADSSTAYVYKAGDWLQNDLFGNVTGEHQNNDSAVHDKNEGQVVGGNGSSSMDIDWIGDDLWQTNEKKSIEKTPTDVNDDDDDWSDFASSANSKTPPEMNLFGANNNHRDLDFDSIKRSDFFSENIGGKTD